One stretch of Cohaesibacter intestini DNA includes these proteins:
- the nifA gene encoding nif-specific transcriptional activator NifA codes for MRADPSSRPSPPNRTEGVCPHPVYCSFYRQELDTLYQVSQLLGQSLNLEETSQEVLKLLHEEGRLHYGMICLVDETSGDLKITDMHQDHSIYTKNVRYQPGEGIVGSILSEKKLILVRRIADEPRFLDRLGMYDPDLPFIGAPIFTGGDVAVGVLAVQPNNGDRFLEDNAKLVQMIASLIGRVLQLSSAVQAEQNELRAERDSLRRRVKRQHGFENVVGETEAMRMVFDQVRLVAKWNTTVLIRGESGTGKELIANAIHYNSPRAREPILKLNCAALPDNLLESELFGHEKGAFTGATSMRKGRFEEADGGTLFLDEIGEITPAFQSKLLRVLQEGEFERVGGNKTIKVDVRIIAATNKDLEASIENGDFREDLYYRLNVMAINMPSLQDRMDDIPDLARFLIAKIGSQQGRPLTLKDSAIRLLMRHTWPGNVRELENCLERASVMSPTGIIDRETVSLTGLPEKALVGVPSQPLPPILKTASHAAEPSTTPAKAWHDEELDERERVIAALEEAGWVQAKAARLLDMTPRQIAYRIKILGISVRKI; via the coding sequence ATGAGAGCCGATCCATCTTCTAGACCAAGCCCGCCCAACAGGACGGAGGGCGTTTGCCCTCATCCTGTTTATTGCTCCTTTTACCGTCAGGAGCTGGACACCCTGTATCAGGTCAGCCAGTTGCTTGGCCAATCCCTCAATCTTGAGGAAACCTCGCAAGAGGTTTTGAAGCTGTTGCATGAGGAAGGACGCCTTCACTATGGCATGATCTGTTTGGTCGATGAGACAAGCGGAGATCTTAAGATCACCGACATGCATCAGGACCATTCGATCTATACCAAGAATGTGCGTTACCAACCCGGCGAAGGCATTGTCGGATCGATTCTGAGCGAGAAAAAACTGATCCTTGTGCGCCGGATTGCGGACGAGCCGCGCTTTCTCGATCGTCTGGGCATGTATGACCCGGATCTCCCCTTCATTGGTGCACCGATTTTCACTGGTGGCGATGTGGCCGTGGGCGTGCTCGCGGTGCAACCAAACAATGGCGATCGCTTTTTGGAAGACAATGCCAAACTGGTGCAGATGATCGCTTCCCTCATCGGGCGCGTGTTGCAGCTGTCTAGCGCTGTGCAGGCGGAACAGAATGAATTGCGGGCCGAGCGGGACAGTCTGCGTCGCCGGGTCAAACGGCAGCATGGTTTTGAGAATGTTGTGGGTGAGACCGAAGCCATGCGGATGGTGTTTGATCAGGTTCGGCTGGTGGCCAAATGGAACACCACGGTGCTGATCCGCGGGGAAAGCGGCACGGGCAAGGAGCTGATTGCCAATGCCATCCACTATAATTCGCCGCGGGCGCGTGAGCCAATCCTCAAGCTCAATTGCGCAGCCTTACCAGACAATCTGCTCGAATCCGAATTGTTTGGCCACGAGAAAGGGGCCTTTACCGGTGCGACCTCGATGCGCAAGGGACGGTTTGAGGAGGCGGATGGGGGCACCCTGTTTCTTGATGAAATTGGCGAGATCACGCCGGCCTTTCAATCGAAGCTGCTGCGGGTGTTGCAGGAAGGTGAGTTTGAACGGGTGGGCGGCAACAAAACCATCAAGGTCGATGTGCGGATCATCGCGGCAACCAACAAGGATCTGGAAGCCTCAATTGAAAATGGCGACTTCCGCGAAGATCTCTATTACCGGCTGAATGTGATGGCGATCAATATGCCCTCGCTGCAGGATCGAATGGATGACATTCCCGATCTGGCGCGTTTTCTGATCGCCAAGATCGGCAGCCAGCAAGGCCGTCCGCTGACGCTGAAGGATAGTGCCATCCGTCTACTGATGCGGCATACATGGCCGGGCAATGTGCGGGAGCTGGAAAATTGTCTTGAGCGGGCCAGCGTGATGAGCCCAACCGGTATCATCGACCGGGAAACGGTATCGCTGACCGGCTTGCCGGAAAAGGCTCTGGTCGGGGTGCCGTCTCAACCCCTGCCGCCGATCCTCAAAACGGCCTCGCATGCTGCCGAGCCCTCCACCACACCAGCCAAGGCCTGGCATGACGAAGAACTCGATGAGCGTGAGCGGGTGATTGCCGCTTTGGAAGAGGCTGGCTGGGTGCAGGCCAAGGCCGCACGCTTGCTCGACATGACACCACGCCAGATCGCCTATCGGATCAAGATCCTCGGCATTTCGGTGCGCAAGATATGA
- a CDS encoding ATP-binding protein — MSDLSIKPMSGPVHSAIPSSGPALGPSMECASHCQLIDFQKQQYEKARLHAIRARMAETEMEYRTREMIDGALYLLQKPLNVVQAMSNNLNRCHLQDQDQNREHHCTPMEYALDEALESGHAAIETLRLSEPDKKHVVHGPVNVNEAIRDCLVIMADDLAYHGIVVDWRAKSDLPMTFGDEIGLRILLRIVLSNAIIAVGQEGAKGRDVSIRSTTAQDGMIEISIHDSGPGIEKSLRAKVFEPFFTAWRGTKHRSGMGLAIAHQILTELHGEMEIRSNGSSGCFLCITMPAC, encoded by the coding sequence ATGTCAGACCTATCTATCAAGCCAATGTCGGGGCCCGTCCATTCCGCGATTCCTTCCTCTGGCCCTGCTTTGGGGCCTTCGATGGAATGCGCGAGCCACTGTCAGTTGATCGACTTTCAGAAGCAGCAATATGAGAAGGCCCGGCTGCATGCCATCCGGGCCCGCATGGCGGAGACGGAAATGGAGTATCGCACCCGCGAGATGATCGATGGGGCGCTCTATCTGTTGCAAAAACCGCTGAATGTTGTGCAGGCGATGTCGAACAATCTCAATCGCTGTCATTTGCAGGACCAGGACCAGAATCGGGAGCATCATTGCACGCCGATGGAATATGCGCTGGATGAAGCGCTGGAGTCCGGCCACGCAGCGATTGAGACCCTCAGGCTCTCGGAGCCGGACAAGAAGCATGTGGTGCATGGGCCGGTCAATGTGAATGAAGCCATTCGCGATTGTCTGGTCATCATGGCCGATGATCTTGCCTATCACGGGATTGTTGTCGACTGGCGGGCCAAATCCGATTTGCCGATGACCTTTGGCGACGAAATCGGCCTCAGGATCCTGCTTCGTATCGTGCTGTCCAATGCAATTATCGCCGTGGGACAGGAGGGGGCAAAGGGGCGGGATGTCAGCATTCGCTCGACAACCGCGCAAGATGGAATGATCGAGATTAGCATTCATGACAGTGGCCCTGGCATAGAAAAATCCCTGCGTGCGAAAGTGTTCGAACCCTTCTTTACCGCTTGGCGTGGGACCAAGCATCGCTCGGGCATGGGGTTGGCCATTGCCCATCAGATTTTAACCGAACTCCATGGGGAGATGGAGATCAGAAGCAACGGCAGCTCCGGCTGCTTCCTCTGCATCACAATGCCTGCTTGTTGA
- the rsxA gene encoding electron transport complex subunit RsxA, translated as MENLLLILLETALVNNVVLVKFLGLCPFLGVSNKLSSAIGMGFATTFVLTIAATASWTIERMVLQPFDLGYLRILTLILVIASVVQFTELAIKKLSPFLHQGLGIFLPLITTNCAVLGVALLTIQEDHSFLESLLFGFGAAMGFTLVLVLFAGLRERLKFADVPTIFAGTPIAFLTAGFLSLSFMGFAGLVSH; from the coding sequence ATGGAAAATTTGTTGCTCATTCTGCTGGAAACCGCACTGGTCAACAATGTTGTACTGGTCAAGTTCCTTGGGCTTTGTCCCTTCCTCGGGGTGTCGAACAAATTGTCGTCGGCCATCGGCATGGGCTTTGCCACCACCTTCGTGCTGACCATCGCGGCGACCGCCAGCTGGACAATCGAACGCATGGTTCTCCAGCCCTTCGATCTTGGCTATCTGCGCATCCTGACGCTCATTCTGGTGATTGCCTCTGTGGTGCAGTTTACCGAACTGGCGATCAAGAAGCTGTCGCCCTTTCTGCATCAGGGACTGGGCATCTTCCTACCTCTGATCACCACCAACTGTGCGGTGCTCGGCGTCGCCCTGCTCACCATTCAGGAAGACCATTCCTTTCTCGAAAGCCTTCTGTTCGGCTTTGGCGCGGCGATGGGCTTCACCTTGGTGCTTGTCCTGTTTGCGGGTCTGCGCGAGCGCCTGAAATTCGCCGACGTGCCGACCATTTTCGCCGGCACGCCAATTGCCTTTCTGACCGCCGGTTTCCTCAGCCTGTCCTTCATGGGCTTTGCCGGGCTTGTCTCTCACTAA
- a CDS encoding RnfABCDGE type electron transport complex subunit B: MMEATITLLTLGLVLGGCLGLAALYLRVEGNPIASELETMMPGTNCGQCGFLGCAAAANALASREAGVTLCPPGGKTLAAGLADKLGIEADLTEVGDSGPMIAFVFEDLCIGCTKCLKRCPTDAIIGASKQLHGVVDDACTGCEKCADVCPTGAITMRRENATLQTWHWPKPELPLAS; this comes from the coding sequence ATGATGGAAGCAACGATCACTCTTCTGACGCTCGGTCTGGTGCTGGGCGGCTGTCTCGGCCTTGCCGCTCTCTATTTGCGCGTCGAAGGCAACCCCATCGCAAGCGAGCTGGAAACCATGATGCCCGGCACCAATTGTGGCCAATGCGGCTTTTTGGGCTGCGCGGCCGCAGCCAACGCGCTGGCAAGCCGCGAAGCAGGCGTCACCCTCTGCCCGCCCGGCGGCAAGACGCTGGCAGCCGGGCTCGCAGACAAACTGGGCATCGAGGCCGACCTGACCGAGGTTGGCGACAGTGGCCCGATGATCGCTTTTGTTTTTGAAGACCTTTGCATTGGCTGCACCAAATGCCTCAAGCGCTGCCCGACCGACGCGATCATTGGCGCTTCGAAACAGCTGCACGGGGTGGTCGATGATGCCTGCACCGGCTGTGAGAAATGCGCTGATGTCTGCCCAACCGGAGCCATCACCATGCGCAGAGAAAATGCCACCCTGCAGACATGGCACTGGCCAAAACCCGAATTGCCCTTGGCAAGCTGA
- the rsxC gene encoding electron transport complex subunit RsxC produces MKLFKIKGGIHPKGRKEATSNKAIQSIPLPTMLRIPLQQHIGAPATALVEKGDLVKKGQLLAKARGAVSANIHAPTSGRIIAIGRFIAPHASGLPGTTITLRPDGEEAWADRPPPLDPDTAPVDELAKRVAECGIVGLGGATFPSGVKLNLRNRYDLKLLVINAAECEPYLTCDDRLMRERAEDVLTGVRIMARTLGVERVIVAIESNKPEAAKALRTITKASGDDKISIVEVPARYPMGSEKHLVQTLTGKETPARALTADIGVVVHNVATAYAIQQAVCHGRPLISRIVTLSGEAMAEGGNFEVLLGTPVSHLVEQAGGLKHDPDRLIIGGPMMGQPLSSLRAPIIKGINGILALGQKQKQAPPPMPCIRCTSCAAACPCGLSPFDMAQRIRSDELDSAVDIGLLDCIGCGSCAYVCPSKIPLVQYFNYAKGSLTAKQRADHKQEETKRLVQTRDARMEKMRREKQEAMARMKAERAAKKAKEEQQKQAAAAAQNADTETKIKVEA; encoded by the coding sequence ATGAAACTGTTCAAGATCAAAGGCGGCATTCACCCCAAAGGGCGCAAGGAAGCAACGTCGAACAAAGCGATCCAATCGATCCCGCTGCCCACCATGCTGCGGATTCCCCTGCAACAGCATATCGGGGCGCCCGCCACCGCTCTGGTTGAAAAGGGTGATCTGGTCAAAAAGGGCCAATTGCTGGCCAAGGCCCGCGGGGCCGTGTCGGCCAATATCCACGCCCCCACCTCAGGCAGGATCATTGCCATTGGCCGTTTCATCGCGCCCCATGCCTCCGGCCTACCCGGCACCACCATCACCCTGCGCCCCGATGGGGAAGAGGCTTGGGCAGACCGACCACCCCCTCTTGACCCAGACACCGCCCCTGTCGATGAGTTGGCGAAGCGGGTCGCTGAGTGCGGCATTGTCGGGCTGGGCGGGGCGACCTTCCCCTCCGGCGTCAAACTCAATCTGCGCAACCGCTATGATCTGAAGCTGCTGGTCATCAACGCCGCCGAATGCGAACCCTATCTCACCTGCGACGACCGCCTGATGCGCGAACGGGCAGAAGATGTGCTGACCGGGGTGCGCATCATGGCCCGCACGTTGGGCGTGGAGCGCGTAATCGTCGCCATTGAATCCAACAAACCTGAAGCGGCAAAAGCCCTTCGCACCATTACAAAAGCGTCTGGTGACGACAAAATTTCTATCGTTGAGGTGCCCGCCCGCTACCCGATGGGCTCGGAAAAGCATCTCGTTCAGACCCTGACCGGCAAGGAAACCCCGGCCCGTGCCCTGACCGCCGATATCGGCGTGGTAGTGCATAATGTCGCCACCGCCTATGCCATCCAACAGGCTGTGTGCCATGGCCGCCCGCTCATTTCGCGCATCGTCACGCTCAGCGGCGAAGCGATGGCTGAGGGCGGCAACTTTGAGGTCTTGCTCGGCACGCCGGTCTCCCATCTGGTTGAGCAAGCAGGTGGCTTGAAACATGACCCGGACCGCCTGATCATTGGCGGCCCGATGATGGGCCAGCCCCTCTCCAGCCTGCGCGCGCCAATCATCAAGGGCATCAATGGCATTTTGGCCTTGGGCCAAAAGCAAAAACAGGCCCCGCCGCCCATGCCCTGCATTCGCTGCACCTCTTGCGCGGCGGCCTGCCCTTGCGGCCTTTCGCCCTTTGACATGGCCCAACGCATCCGCAGTGACGAACTCGACAGCGCCGTTGATATTGGCCTGCTCGATTGCATCGGCTGCGGCTCCTGCGCCTATGTCTGCCCGTCGAAAATCCCGCTGGTGCAATATTTCAACTATGCCAAGGGCAGCCTGACCGCCAAGCAGCGGGCCGACCACAAACAGGAAGAGACCAAGCGTCTGGTCCAGACCCGCGACGCGCGCATGGAAAAGATGCGGCGTGAAAAGCAAGAAGCCATGGCCCGCATGAAGGCGGAACGCGCAGCCAAGAAAGCGAAAGAAGAACAACAAAAGCAAGCCGCCGCTGCGGCCCAAAATGCCGACACAGAAACCAAAATCAAGGTGGAAGCATGA
- a CDS encoding RnfABCDGE type electron transport complex subunit D, whose translation MTDVTSGPFLHSGASVSRTMGLVILALVPSTAFGLYLYGWPAITLFVVTISSALLFEAIALKLAGKPILPFLTDGSGLLTGWLLAMTLPPWAPWWIGLIGSMIAILLAKHAFGGLGQNIFNPAMIARTVLLISFPVQMTQFLPPLPLSSANAPGFREGIEVVLTGHAGLDALSGASLLGSIKTQLGQGETLPSILASLFDMRDAAIGSIAGSMGETSALLALLGGLFLLITRVISWHIPVSMIAAMVALSTLCHSLNPDLYLGPDVHLLSGAFLFSAFFIATDYVTAPGTDRGKIIFGAGIGMLTFVIRTWAAYPEGVAFAVLLMNATAPLIDAYVRPLIYGRTRKGTPLSYPDDHTKGPTS comes from the coding sequence ATGACCGACGTCACAAGCGGCCCGTTCCTCCATTCTGGAGCCAGCGTTTCCCGCACAATGGGGCTCGTTATCCTCGCGCTGGTCCCCTCAACAGCCTTCGGGCTTTATCTCTATGGCTGGCCGGCCATCACGCTGTTTGTGGTGACCATCAGCTCAGCTCTTTTGTTTGAGGCCATCGCCCTCAAACTGGCCGGAAAACCGATCCTGCCTTTCTTAACCGATGGCTCAGGTCTGTTGACCGGTTGGCTGCTGGCCATGACCCTGCCCCCTTGGGCCCCTTGGTGGATTGGCCTCATTGGCTCGATGATTGCCATCCTGCTGGCCAAACATGCCTTTGGCGGCCTTGGCCAGAACATTTTCAACCCGGCCATGATCGCCCGCACGGTGCTGTTGATTTCCTTTCCAGTGCAAATGACCCAGTTTCTGCCGCCCCTGCCACTCAGCAGCGCCAACGCCCCCGGCTTTCGTGAAGGGATCGAGGTCGTGCTCACCGGTCATGCAGGACTGGATGCCCTTTCGGGTGCCTCTCTGCTTGGTTCGATCAAAACGCAACTGGGTCAGGGCGAAACACTGCCCAGCATTCTCGCCAGCCTGTTTGACATGCGCGATGCAGCCATCGGGTCGATTGCGGGTTCCATGGGCGAGACCTCTGCCTTGCTTGCCCTGCTCGGTGGCCTTTTCCTGCTGATCACGCGGGTCATCAGCTGGCACATCCCGGTCTCGATGATTGCCGCGATGGTGGCTCTTTCCACCCTCTGCCACAGCCTCAACCCCGATCTCTATCTTGGCCCGGATGTGCATCTGCTCTCAGGTGCCTTTCTCTTCTCGGCCTTTTTCATCGCCACCGATTATGTCACCGCACCGGGCACCGACAGGGGCAAGATCATTTTCGGGGCAGGCATCGGCATGCTCACCTTTGTCATCCGCACATGGGCTGCCTACCCGGAAGGGGTCGCCTTTGCGGTCCTCTTGATGAATGCCACCGCGCCGCTGATTGATGCCTATGTCCGGCCCCTGATCTATGGCCGCACCCGCAAGGGCACCCCGCTCAGTTACCCTGATGACCACACCAAAGGACCAACGTCATGA
- the rsxG gene encoding electron transport complex subunit RsxG has product MSGEADINRAPATSLAERTHKLGIWIGTRFEAIRSNPLYLALLLGFFSVVSALTLSSAFLATEEAIDLRHKEDLQKSLALVIPDDRHDNDLVTSAFTLKSEDGIEKLVYPARLGGQLEAVAYQTTALGYGGPILVLLGVDKDGQLLGVRVLQHAETPGLGDKIEADRSDWITRFAGLSLGNLLPEKWAVKKDGGAFDQFSGATITPRAVVRSVKQGLQFFEQNKAKLLAQPSDNGKG; this is encoded by the coding sequence ATGAGCGGCGAGGCAGACATCAATAGGGCTCCGGCAACAAGCCTTGCTGAACGGACCCACAAATTGGGCATCTGGATCGGCACCCGCTTTGAGGCCATCCGCAGCAACCCGCTCTATCTGGCCCTGTTGCTTGGTTTCTTCTCGGTCGTCAGCGCCCTCACCCTGTCCTCGGCCTTTCTTGCCACCGAAGAGGCCATTGACCTGCGCCACAAGGAAGATTTGCAAAAGTCTCTCGCGCTGGTGATCCCGGACGATCGCCATGACAATGATCTGGTCACCTCTGCCTTCACCCTCAAATCAGAGGATGGCATCGAAAAGCTGGTCTATCCGGCTCGGCTGGGCGGTCAGCTGGAGGCGGTTGCCTATCAGACCACAGCACTCGGCTATGGCGGCCCAATCCTCGTCTTGCTCGGCGTTGACAAGGATGGCCAATTGCTTGGTGTCCGGGTCTTGCAGCATGCAGAAACTCCGGGACTGGGCGACAAGATCGAAGCCGACCGCAGCGACTGGATCACACGCTTTGCCGGTCTGTCTCTTGGCAATCTGCTGCCGGAAAAATGGGCGGTGAAAAAGGATGGCGGGGCCTTTGACCAATTTTCTGGCGCCACCATCACCCCGCGCGCCGTGGTTCGCTCGGTCAAGCAAGGCCTTCAGTTTTTCGAGCAGAACAAAGCCAAGCTGCTGGCCCAGCCCTCGGACAATGGAAAAGGATAG
- a CDS encoding electron transport complex subunit E: MRYRDITLEGLWTNTIVFSQTLALCPLLAVTSTATNGLGLGLATTAVLVASAFVIALLRTMIEREIRIPAFVLIIAALVTIVDLYMNAYLHDLYKILGLFIPLIVTNCAILGRAESFASKARILPAMVDGLMMGVGFTIALVLLGSVREILGSGTLFAGASLLLGPSLAFLELEILPNYDGFLLFVLPPGGFILLGLILVGKRLIDRTIEERAKPQVTPEKPVGKQITL; encoded by the coding sequence ATGCGCTATCGTGACATCACACTGGAAGGCCTCTGGACCAACACCATCGTCTTCTCCCAGACCTTGGCCCTTTGCCCGCTTTTGGCGGTCACCAGCACCGCCACCAACGGTCTGGGTTTGGGTTTGGCAACAACGGCGGTTCTGGTGGCCTCGGCCTTTGTCATTGCCTTGCTGCGCACCATGATCGAACGGGAGATCCGCATCCCGGCCTTTGTGCTGATCATTGCGGCGCTCGTCACCATCGTCGACCTCTATATGAATGCTTATCTGCACGATCTTTACAAGATTCTGGGCCTCTTCATCCCGCTCATTGTCACCAACTGCGCCATCCTTGGCCGGGCCGAAAGCTTTGCCTCCAAAGCCAGAATTCTGCCCGCCATGGTGGATGGCTTGATGATGGGGGTCGGCTTCACCATCGCGCTGGTGCTGCTAGGCTCGGTGCGCGAGATCCTCGGCTCCGGCACCTTGTTCGCGGGGGCTTCTCTGCTCTTGGGGCCGTCTCTGGCTTTTCTCGAGCTTGAAATCCTCCCGAATTATGACGGTTTTCTGCTGTTTGTCCTGCCCCCCGGAGGCTTCATCCTGCTTGGTCTGATCCTCGTCGGCAAACGGCTGATTGACCGGACCATTGAGGAAAGGGCCAAACCTCAGGTGACCCCTGAAAAGCCGGTTGGCAAGCAGATCACTCTATAG
- a CDS encoding RnfH family protein, which translates to MNIGVAYVTPIHKVWIRMEMPDDCSAEEAITRSGILTQFPEIDLSAQKVGIFGRIVKLNQRLEDGDRVEIYRPITVDPDQVERRDM; encoded by the coding sequence ATGAATATCGGCGTTGCTTATGTCACCCCCATTCACAAGGTCTGGATCCGAATGGAAATGCCAGATGATTGCTCGGCAGAAGAAGCGATCACCCGATCAGGCATCCTGACCCAGTTCCCCGAGATCGATCTCAGCGCACAAAAGGTCGGCATCTTTGGCCGCATCGTCAAGCTCAACCAGCGGCTGGAAGACGGGGACCGGGTTGAAATCTATCGCCCCATCACGGTCGATCCCGATCAGGTGGAACGCCGGGACATGTAA
- a CDS encoding diflavin oxidoreductase gives MTKQDPEMLARLATAIGQANAQNAPHFIPEDAPFDSEQRNWLNGLMTGLFAIAAAAKGDGAENEAGTALKILFGSQSGTAESLAKDLRKYAKTKGFEAEIGELDSVTPEDLVSLNHVVILAATFGEGEPTDNAKKFYEALMAVDAPTLPASLNFSVCGLGDSSYPHFNKVGTDLDARLAELGATRAAALVSCDVAYDEDYAAWKEAVFLSEPFASAAGAAGVADAEEAGPAFDKNHPFLASLMGADCLSGDGSAKRVNHVEISLAGGGEDLDYSVGDSLGVWPVNAPELANEILALLGLTGREVVNLKSGACKLRSAVLTKLDIVTVTPATLEAWGVERPFADAHVIDLLRAGVPDLDAQAFVDGLRPLQPRLYSIASSPKKHPGEVHLTVGEVHYDLEGHKRQGVASTFLGKRLALGGSVGVYVQRSGHFHLPEDDSKPVIMIGPGTGIAPFHAFLEEREMRQATGDNWLFFGDQHQATDYLYRGEIEGWAASGLLTRLSLAWSRDSTEKVYVQHLIEKDGATFFDWLEAGAAIYICGDASRMASDVDKAIRRVIATHGKLDAAGVDAYMDQLTKDHRYQRDVY, from the coding sequence ATGACCAAACAAGATCCAGAGATGCTTGCCCGGCTCGCTACGGCGATTGGTCAGGCCAATGCCCAGAATGCACCGCACTTTATCCCGGAGGACGCGCCTTTCGACAGCGAGCAACGCAATTGGTTGAATGGTTTGATGACTGGCCTCTTTGCCATTGCCGCAGCGGCAAAGGGGGACGGTGCTGAAAATGAGGCGGGCACGGCACTGAAAATCCTGTTTGGCTCCCAGTCCGGCACGGCGGAATCCTTGGCCAAGGATTTGCGCAAATATGCCAAGACCAAGGGCTTTGAGGCGGAGATTGGAGAGTTGGATTCCGTGACGCCAGAGGATCTGGTCAGCCTCAATCATGTGGTGATCCTTGCGGCGACGTTCGGCGAGGGGGAACCAACGGACAATGCAAAGAAATTCTATGAGGCTTTGATGGCGGTCGATGCGCCCACACTGCCTGCCAGCCTTAATTTCAGTGTTTGTGGGCTGGGAGACAGTTCCTATCCGCATTTCAACAAGGTGGGCACCGATCTGGATGCGCGTCTGGCCGAGTTGGGCGCAACGCGGGCCGCAGCGCTGGTGAGCTGCGATGTGGCCTATGATGAGGATTATGCCGCCTGGAAAGAGGCGGTTTTCCTGTCTGAGCCTTTTGCTTCTGCCGCAGGGGCAGCGGGCGTGGCAGACGCAGAAGAAGCCGGGCCTGCCTTTGACAAAAACCATCCTTTCCTTGCCTCCCTGATGGGTGCTGATTGCCTGAGTGGCGATGGATCGGCCAAGAGGGTCAATCATGTGGAGATTTCACTCGCCGGCGGTGGCGAGGATCTTGATTATTCAGTCGGCGACTCTCTAGGGGTTTGGCCGGTTAATGCGCCGGAGCTGGCCAATGAGATCCTTGCCTTGCTTGGGCTCACAGGTCGGGAGGTGGTCAATCTCAAATCCGGTGCCTGCAAGCTGCGTTCGGCGGTGCTGACCAAGCTTGATATCGTGACGGTGACGCCCGCGACCCTTGAGGCATGGGGCGTCGAGCGTCCGTTTGCGGATGCTCATGTGATTGATCTGCTCAGAGCTGGTGTTCCAGATCTTGATGCGCAGGCCTTTGTCGATGGGCTGCGACCGCTGCAGCCGCGCCTTTACTCGATTGCCTCCAGCCCGAAAAAACATCCCGGTGAAGTGCATCTGACGGTCGGAGAGGTCCATTATGATCTGGAGGGTCACAAACGGCAGGGGGTGGCCTCAACCTTTCTGGGCAAAAGGCTGGCGCTTGGCGGCAGCGTCGGGGTTTATGTCCAGCGATCGGGACATTTCCATCTGCCCGAAGACGACAGCAAGCCGGTGATCATGATCGGCCCGGGCACAGGCATCGCGCCGTTCCATGCCTTTTTGGAAGAACGTGAAATGCGGCAGGCAACCGGCGACAATTGGCTCTTCTTCGGCGACCAACATCAGGCGACGGATTATCTCTATCGGGGCGAGATCGAAGGTTGGGCGGCGAGTGGTCTTCTGACCCGGTTGAGCCTTGCATGGTCACGGGACAGCACAGAGAAAGTATATGTCCAGCATTTGATCGAGAAGGACGGAGCGACTTTCTTTGACTGGCTTGAGGCTGGGGCCGCGATCTACATTTGCGGCGATGCCAGCCGCATGGCGTCCGATGTCGATAAAGCCATCCGGCGGGTTATCGCGACCCACGGCAAACTGGATGCCGCGGGGGTCGATGCCTATATGGATCAGCTGACGAAGGACCATCGCTATCAGCGGGATGTTTATTAG